A single genomic interval of Oryza sativa Japonica Group chromosome 7, ASM3414082v1 harbors:
- the LOC4344352 gene encoding manganese-dependent ADP-ribose/CDP-alcohol diphosphatase, giving the protein MMAVTNGVIHASSREPLFSFGVIADVQYADIPDGRSFLGVPRYYRHSISVLQRAVSTWNKQHNIKFSINFGDIIDGYCPKDKSLWAVQKVLDEFEKFDGPTYHMFGNHCLYNLPRGKLVSLLKMPTDSDRAYYDFSPCPEYRFVVLDAYDFSALGWPRDHPVTAEAMKFLEEKNPNSDKNSPDGLVGVDRRFVMFNGGVGKEQLSWLNDVLQDASARRQNVILCSHLPMDPGSASFAALMWNYDEVMAIVRQYKCVKACFAGHDHKGGHSVDSHGVHHRTLEAALECPPGTSAFGHIEVYPDKLLLVGSDKMADTEMCFEP; this is encoded by the coding sequence ATGATGGCTGTGACAAATGGAGTAATCCATGCATCTTCTAGGGAACCCTTATTTTCCTTCGGTGTCATTGCTGATGTCCAGTACGCTGATATTCCAGATGGTCGCTCATTCCTTGGTGTCCCACGCTACTACCGTCATAGCATCAGCGTCCTCCAAAGGGCTGTCagcacatggaacaaacaacaCAACATCAAGTTTTCAATCAACTTTGGTGACATCATTGATGGATATTGCCCAAAGGACAAATCGTTGTGGGCAGTGCAGAAGGTCCTTGATGAGTTTGAGAAATTTGATGGCCCAACTTACCACATGTTTGGGAACCATTGCCTCTATAACCTTCCTCGTGGCAAGCTAGTATCGTTGCTGAAGATGCCAACCGATTCTGATCGTGCATACTATGACTTCTCTCCATGTCCCGAGTACAGATTTGTTGTCCTGGACGCTTATGACTTCAGTGCACTTGGCTGGCCCCGTGACCATCCAGTGACTGCCGAAGCAATGAAGTTCCTGGAAGAAAAGAACCCAAACTCTGACAAGAACAGCCCTGACGGTCTGGTTGGCGTTGACCGGCGGTTTGTGATGTTTAATGGTGGAGTTGGTAAAGAGCAGTTGTCATGGCTCAATGATGTCCTCCAGGATGCATCAGCACGCCGGCAAAATGTCATCCTATGCAGTCATCTCCCAATGGATCCTGGCTCAGCTTCTTTTGCAGCTCTCATGTGGAACTACGATGAGGTGATGGCTATTGTTCGCCAGTACAAATGTGTTAAGGCATGCTTTGCCGGGCACGACCACAAGGGAGGTCACTCTGTGGACTCGCATGGCGTACATCACCGGACTCTTGAGGCTGCATTGGAGTGTCCTCCTGGTACTAGTGCATTCGGGCACATCGAAGTGTATCCAGACAagttgttgcttgtgggttctGATAAAATGGCTGATACTGAGATGTGTTTTGAGCCCTAG